GGCAAGAAGGAGAATGGTGGTGGGCCAAGAAAGTCGATGGCTCGAACAGGATCCTAGCTGAAGGTTATGTTCCTTACAATTATTTAGCTGAGCAGGAGACAATGGAGGCAGAACCGTAAGTAAAACCCCGCTGGGGTCAGGAATCGTAACCACTGTTTAATGCTGGAAGATCAGAGGGCTTTGCACTTGTTAGCCAAATGGCAGTTTAGCCAAGCCAAGCAGTTTGGTGTCAGTGTCTGAACCTGATCCATAGATTCTCACTTGTTTCTCTAGAGGAAACTACCGCCCTTTTACAAAGGGTTAGGTTACAATGAAACTCCGGGGCAGCATCCCACAAGGCAAGGCCCAAGAGAACCTATGTCTGACACCCATATGCCCAGCACTGGATGACAAGGACAGCCTCTGGACAGGGAAGTAGGGAGGACTAGCTATCTAGGGCCTGAGTCATGGGCATGCTCTGGCTGCCTTTGTGCCATGCCAGTGACCCAGATCAGGCATAACCTTAGGTCAACAAGCTTCATTTATGGCTGTTTTGCCTCACCAATGTGGTGCAAAGCAGGGGAAGGGTCCTGGGAAGCCTGAACCCCTACTCTTCGGCTGTGAATCCCAGAGAGACAATGCAACAATCCCAAAAGAAGTCATAGATGCAGAAAGAGACTGAACCTTCCTTAGCTTGGGGGATGTGTTTAGGGAGCAGGGGGTAGGGTCCTGTCTACTGAAGCAGGTTCTTTGTGATTTGGGGGATGCAGAACAGCAACACAGCGAAGTCTCTCGCTGGCCATGGAGTTGTTACAATAGAGCTAGCTAGGTTGATGCAGAGATCCTCGTGTGTGCTGATGCTCTAGAGAGACTCCATTTCAACACAAGTttattttctctcctcctccagctggttTTTTGGGCAGATCTCGCGTTCTGAGACTTTACAGAGACTGCTGTCGGATAAGAACAAGACCGGGGCCTTTCTAATCCGAATCAGTGAGAAAAAAGATGCTGAATACGTGCTTTCAGGTAAGTCAAgctatttctctccctccttctgaCCCACCCTCTGTAACAAGACACCAGCCCTTTTGCTTAGACCTCTGAATACGGAATTTCCTTTTCTGGACTATTGAGCAATTTCACAGGAGCCAGCCATGCTAAAGAGACACTATCCATTTTTTTGAATTGGCTAAATTGGAAGAACCTTCCCCTTTTGGATAGAGTGCCCTTTCATTCAATGGTATGTCttgatttctttctttaattCCTTTGTAATAAGTAAGGGGGTTTTTTTCTGCTCCACCTGTTCCTATTAATAAGGCATTTTCCTGTGAAATTGTTTAGCTTGTTACTCCAGGGAATCGGTGAAACTGACCATAAACAAAACTTTGTCAGATGCTGAAAATACACTAATGCTTCTTCCACCCATTTCTTTCACAGCTAGCGAGCTGGGTAGATACAAACATTTTGGAAAGAAGTGTTCTCAGCAGGCTGGCGTGTCTCTTTAAGAAACCACATGTGACCACTTTCCATTCCATAGTGTAGAAATCACATACTTattcccctcctccatcccagatcACACGCATTGCAAGTTGTTCCTTTGAGCCAACTGCTCGGACTGCTGCTAGAAATGGGGATTCTGAGCCTCTCTGTTACAGGAAGACAGCAGTAAAGTTTACAGCGTGCAATTCCTATGGTTAATCTCCTGCGGCTGCACGAAGCCTCAGGACAATACCTACCAGGAAACAGAGCAAAAATAACCCAGGAAGACTTGTGGCAGAGCATGTGTCTAACAGAGGTGTACATTGAGTCAGTGTGCAGCAGGGAACAAGGATCAGAAACACAAGATAAGAGGACACTGGATTCTGCTCTGTAAGCATTGGCAGTGTTTGAAGGGAACTGACCCACTAAAATTCCTGAATGCAGTGCTAGTCATCACTAATACACATTCTCGTTGGCTAAATATTTGGTTTATTTCCGTACCCGGAGTGAGCAAGGTGCTTTATAGCCACTGGTGTGTTTATAGCCACAGAGGTGTTCTCTGTCTCCAGGGATTACAATCGCCATTACACCAAGGGCCTTATTTCCaaaggggctgagcacccacaactctggagtcAATGAGAGCGACAGAttgttcagcacctctgacagCCGGGCCTTAAGTTAAAGCAAATTGGTGATTTTAGTGAGGGATCACCACATTCGATTCTGAAACCCAGGTATAGGAGGTAGGCAGACCCTGAACAAATCCAAACCTTTCCCCCAccagtgacaggtgtgtgaggaATGACTTCTTGCCTCCTGGCATGCTGTCAGTTACTGGCACAGGAAGGTAGCAACACATTTAATGACTGTTTTGCATTGTGTGCTccttctgcctctcctccttgATTTCACAGTTCGGGATGACTCAATTGTGAGGCACTACAAGATCTGGCAGAACCCCCAGGGGAACCTCTACATGAACGTGGTGTTCTCCTTCCCTGATCTGCGCAGCCTGGTGGAGCATTACAAAGCGAAGACCCTCTCCCACGGCCTGAGACTGACCATCCCCTGCTGGAAGGTAAATCTGAGCCAGCCAAGAACTGCCAGGATGATGCTTGTGGTGGGAACGTTAGTTGGTGAGTGGGTCAGGATATGGCAGGGCAAGCTTGATGTCTTCTTGCATGCAGGCCTGGAGGTCAGATGGGTTCAGTACAGGGGTGACTGCGTGAAATACTATggcttgtgttacacaggaggtcagatgggCTCGAtcacagggtgaaattctctggtttGTGTTGTTCAGGAGATCTTAAAATCTATTAGTTAGACCAGGGGACTTGAAATCAGAAGACCTGGATGctattcctgactctgtcactgactctctgactttgggcaagtcctgAAACctacctgtgcctcagtttcccaatatgTAACATGAGGAGAATAATACCCACTTTTGTGGAATCATTAGGAGGCAGATGCCATCTAAGCACCGAGGGCCagatttcaaaggtatttaagtgcctggAGATGCAGATAAGCACATAGTAGAGTTTTCAAGAGCTGGTAAACAGGTTAagcccctaactcccattgaaatgaatagaaGTTAGATGCCTAATCtgtttaggcatttttgaaaatccctctaggcactTACCTGCATCTTCAGGTGAGTAAATACCTTTGCAGATCTGGCCCTAAGTATTCTTATTGTTAGGTGATATGTGAGTTGGCACATTTATACCATGAGAGAGATACCATGGTCTagatcctgccatgagtgcaggggactggactagatgacctctcgagggccTTCCAGTGGTATAATTCTATGACTTcaggaactcagccagaggttatgagtctattataggagtgggtgaggttccgtggcctgcgatgtgcaggaggtcagactagatgatcacactggtcccatccgaccttaaagtctatgagtctataagagaatgattaaagaattggataacatgccttatagtgataaactcTAGGAGCTCCATCTGTttaccttaacaaagagaaggctaagggatGGCTTGATCACACTCTGTACATACCAGCATGGGGAACAAAACTttgacaatgggctcttcagtctagcaggcaAAGGTATAACGAGCTATTGGCTGGccgttgaagttagacaaattcagattgtaaataaatcatcatcatttatttttttttttaccagtgggACACCTTACCACGGACTGTCGTGGAGTCCCCATCACTGGCCagtttaaaatccagattggatgtttttctaaaaaaatatgctcttgttcaaacagaaattaattcagggaagacCCATGCCCTTTCTTATCCAGGAGATCACGCTTGTTAATCACAATGGTCCTCTCTGGCCTTATAAATCTGCGAATGAGTAAATAAATCAGCCCCCAACACAGAAATGCACACTTAGTGTCAACCGAACACTGCCCTCTAGTGACTGCATGTATATTatatgctcctgggggaattctgccccaCTGCGCACACGCAGAATTCATATCCTCTGcagatttttttgcttccccacagaaaaatggagaaccaaagaaatctgcgggggacacaTGCCCCTTCCCAGGCAGCCCGGATATCTCTCTTCGAGCACCTGGAGCAATTGGTGGAGATCACTgctgggggtgcggggctgggcgTGTGTGGGGAGACATCAATCACCGCCAGGCGGACGGGGCTGGGTGTGCGTGTGACTGAATGAGCGCGAGAGGCTATTGCAGCACTCCCCACATGGAGGGATAGAGCTTCAGGTTGTTTGGAGGTAGGTTCAAGGCAGGCTTTATCCCCTCAAGAAGAGCAgaaaatgtagcagcctgcctgcttagttaTTAATGTTCCTACTGTTGTTATtgaattgttcccattcttaATCAATTCCCCCAGCagcataaaacaggtgtaaaagttgTAAGGCTCCATTACATTGCCAGGGTGGTGTAAAGGCACTTTATTGTAAATGACAGGAAGGGAATCCTCAGCTAGGAAAGATCTATGTGGTTTCTTGCTTTTTTCCGCTGCTCTAGTGGCACAATGGGATTAGATTACAGCTCAGAATCTATTTTATttacctattttaaaaaaagactttgagggcaaataaaacatttgtcaAGCAGTCAATAAAATATCAAGACAGTCAGACCTAAGCACTTCCCGAAGTAGCCAGCCAGGTCCAGATGAAGTTACCAAAGAGATATTCATTCTTATGCATGACGTGAATGGCTTTCACATCCTCACCGAAAACAGCTATGCCAGCTTCTCATGCTCAAGAATTCCCTGCAAAACTGCATACGGAGGGGGACAAATTATTTTACGCGTCCTGCAATCTTGTTCTCAATCATGACCGACGGTCTGTAATTTGTTGATTattttgccttaaaaaaaaaccccaaactgaaGGAAGATACGGCTTACGAGGAAGACAGAAAAAAgtacactgaaaaacaaaacacaggtgGAGAAAGAATGTGTGGAGGTGAGTGGAAAATATCAGAAAATGTTATAATACAGAAAAATAAGATAAGTAGCTTAGAAAAGCTATACTGATGGGGTCTCTTCACTTGCTCGGAGATCTGGAATTGACAGCTCtggttttaaactttttttaagtgATGACTGTGGTCAGTCTTCTGTTGATGATAACACACTTTACACTGTCACTTTTGCACTTTCACGTGATGTTCTACAGTCGATTGTAATTTAATAATGCACTTTTGTTATTGAGTGCAAGTCTCCTTGAATAGAGGCATAAGCCAAATAACTGAATATTACAATATATATGTAATCATGTGATCATTTACTATACtataaatctaaattaaaatcTAGACATTAGGAACTAAATATAATGTGAATAAATGTATTAATCTAAGATTAAAAACGTTTCATGGATAGTAAACACTGGTGCTCACTCAAGACTCACCTAACTTCTCTACTTTCAGATTTGTATAGCACGAGTGAAGACACTAGCAGGTGCCAACATCCCTATGTCAAAGATGGACCACCCACTTGTGGGACAATTTCTTGACAGCAGGGTCTAGAATGGTGGTGCAATTCCTGATAGGACACAACTGACTGAGTCATACTCACCTGAAGTGTACctcaaaggaaaggaaaacttAAAACTGAAGCTTAAAGACAAGAAAATCGCTATTATCTTTGATGAATGTTGTGATGATGAGGCAAGATCAGTTCTGTATGTACTGTTTACACCATTACAACCTGCTTGCCGTGGGCATGTTAACTCTCTTTTGATGGATAAAATGTTTTCAGATGCTGTTAATCAGTCAGCTGTTTCACAGGCTGTAGTCAAAGCAGGAAATGAGTACCAGCTTGATTATGAAAATGTTTTAGTAATAGATACTGACAATGTTAGTTACATGAAAAAGGCATCTGATTCTGTGTTTTCTACACTGTTTCCAAATACTGTTCATATCACCTGTTTAGCACGTATTGTTAATTTAATTGGTGAATCATTTAGAAAGCCTTTTCAGCTGGTTGAGAcatatgtaaagtgctttgaaaacatGTTCTATAACTCTGGTAGTAGGAAAGTGAGGTACCTCCATTTCATGAACTAGAAACTACAAGAGGAGTCTCCAGATGCAAAAGCATCCATGCCTTGTAGCCCGGGTAGAACACACTGGAACATCTGGTTCCATGAAGTTCAGTATCACTCTAAGAACTTTCAGTTCTACAAAGAGTTCTTCAGCCAAGAGAGCAACAGCATCTCGTCAGTTTCTGTGCAAACTATTCAGAAAATGCTGAATGACCCAACTAAATATGTGTTATTGAAAGTACAGATCACTTTTCTAGCACAGAAAGATGAACAAAGTCTGTTTAAATCTGGCATTTGAGAGCAGGAAGGATTGCACTATTAAAGCATTTGACCTTCTGGAAGAACAGCAGATATATTTCAGTTCACATCTAGAGCTCCCTTGAGAAAGCACCTCAGAGTTTTTCAAATTTAGGGAAAACTTATCTCCTGTTGAAAGACTAGCCTTTCTAGATCTCTTTAAAGAGGCAGTCCATGAAGCTTCTCAAAAGCTTAACAAATATTTGTCCTTTGGACAACCAGGTCTGAATTTTCTGAAGGCTTGTAGGTTATTTGATCCTCATTGTGTTTATATCTTGCCAGTACACTGTGTGAGTATTTTCAAGCAATACGTGGTTTTTCTGAGGTACCTGAACAGGAGCTAAAACTGTACAAGGAAAAGATCGTGCTTGAAGCTATTCAAAGTAAACCTATTTTTGTAGACCTCCAAGTGTTTTTTGCTGTCGGTGAAAGAGAGGATTCCAAATATTGCCAAATTGACCCTGAATTGCATAAATGCTGTCTCAAACCCTGCAGATGCAAAAAGAAGTTTTTCACTGTACAATTTGATCCTTTCAGCAAGAAGGAAATCACTAAGTGAGAAAAACTTGAAGGCTCTTTGTTTTCTGTActgtaatgtaaataaaaataccGGATTATAATGAAAtgcaggacaatgattagcaaaattgaatgactttcatgtgtgaaagtctgagcaatttaaaatgacattctacaTTATTTTTATGTTGCTGTTTGGTGatctgtaatgtaatttaaatgaaagtcCAGAATTATAAGTGGAATGCAGGATATTGGTTACCAAGTATTTGCAACgtaactttcatgtgtttaggtAATGCTGGATTgttgtgacttttttctgtattgcagtttaaataaattactaaaataattgaaactggcatgattatgttgcgttattttgacaaataaaatatgtagaattttgcaaaatttttaatttttggtgcagaatttttaattttttggcgcagaattcccccaggaataaaatTATACAAGTTCTTTCAATGCTGTATATACATCCTATTAGTCACTACCCATTTTGTAAGATCAGCAACTATAGAAATCAAATTTGCTTGGCAAAAATAGATCCCTGGTGTAAATATTGAAGTCAGGGGAGTTACCCTCAGAATTATGTTGGCAAATTAATGCATAAAAATATCAAGAAATGGCAAAGGAGACTGAAGGAGCAAGGTATCAGGATAGCATCTCAGCTTGGCAGGTGGTTTGGGTGTATATTGGAGCTTTGTGGGGGTGGAAGATAGATGCAGACCCCCAGATACCACTTGTATATCATATGACTAAGGAAGCATGTAGCATCTCTTATGCTCACCCAGTGACATGGAAATAGCAGCTGATATGTAGACCATTCCTTAACACCTTCACTGCTGCCTGTGCACACATGCCTCACTATAACAGAAGAAGGATGCAATGAAGAAGCCTTGTCTCGCAAATAGGACACCTGTAGAGAAGCCAGCCAAGCCACCAGCTTTTGCTTCATAGATATTCATATTGGAAACCTTGAGATTTGGCAACAAAAAAATCATAGATTTAACCCTAGGGGGGAAATCATTTCCAATTGTGACTATGTCACATAGGCTGCAGTTAGGAACTTGGCCTGGAGTGCACCTTTGCTCTCTAGATAGTGAAGTCTCATTTGtttttggaattaaaaaaaaaaacacttttcctTGGTGAAGTGGCATGGGGTTTATGCTTGTAGACACTGCCTTTCATGTTGCAAAAGAGAAAGTAAAGAAAGAGAAGGTGGCATTTTTGCAAGTGGAGAAACGTGTGTTGCCTGCCCCCAAAtggtctaatttgtctaggtgcTTACATGGCTTCCCTCAATGTGGTCTGCAAAACATCTCCATGGTATCTGAGCTCCTCCATGGTAATGACACATTGGAGGAGCACAGTATTCTGGAACATCTTGGTGTCAACTGAGTGGTGTAGAGCGAATGGGATTGTACATCCTTTCTCTGGATGTATAATCCCATTGATCACCCTGATCGATCGGTTCATCAGCCCTCGCAGAGAGCACCGATCACAACAGAGAGCACCGATTCATGTTGTTCTAGCCAGTCCTTCAGCcacctgctggccaggctgtcagTGGCAGATGTATATCTCCATTATTTCCCCTGATGGACTTTCTCAGGCTGAAACAGTATAaagttgttttgttgttgtttaatctAGCAAGAACAAGAGCCCCTGCCTCACTGGGATGAATGGGAAAGACCCAAAGAAGAATTCAGTCTGGTCAAGAAGCTGGGAGCTGGATACTTTGGAGAGGTCTATGAAGGATACTGGAAAAACAAGGTCAAAGTTGCAATTAAAACAATCCCCAAAGGTGACAGCTTTTCTTCTGGAGGAATGTTTGTATTCTTTATCTAGAGAGGGTAGCAGTGGCTTGTCTTCTCTCTGCTGCTTCAGCTTCCCCCACTGTCTGGCTAGTCTCAACCCCTGGCCAAACCAAAACTCTACCCTTTTCAGGATAATGAGAGTCCATTGACAACAAACAGCTGTTCTAACGCAAGTCTAAGCCTTCGCCCCCAGTCCAGTGGTTCTGACGCAGCCCTCTCCTGAACAAAGAACATACCCCTCCCATGGTTCCAGAGCCTTGCCTGCTTCTTTGGCCTTTTTCCTGGATCTTTCTCagactgcttcccacagcccctcctAGCCTCCTTCCCTGATTTCCTCTCAGCAAAGACCCCAGTCACTGCGGCAGCAGGCCTCTCCTACCTGTCAACAGAAGATTATTATAGGCAGGAGATTGGAAAAAAGAGAATTTAtattcctgctccctttcccagcaTTTTTTTCTCTAGCCTATAATTGCAAGGGTGCCTCcaggaactacaactcccagaatgcCTTGTTGCATGGGTAGGGTTGTATCACTGTAGACATGCGTTCCACTCTGATAGAAGATCATCAGTCgttgttgctgggtttttttaagggcagtgaagaaatgcaaagtatttgtAACCACTGTGGTTATGGTGCAaactcacccccacccctgaggTTTGCCTTTATCCTTGACTTATATAATAACAAAGCCCTTGGCAGGCCTGTATCTAGAACATGAACTGTAGCCCCAACTCCGTTCTGAGCAGGCTTTTCCTAGGGTTTCTCTCTGAAAGGCCTTCCTCCTGCTTTGTCTGGCTCCAAAAAATCTACCCTAAGTTCAAACCCAGCCAGGTCTATGGATTTTAGTGTGTTAGCCTGCATCTTGATGAGTATTGAGAGACCTTTTCACTTGTGTTAAGCTAATTGAGCCAACGTTATTGAAAAACCACTTCCTTTGTGCCCATCGGGACATGGCTTTGTAGTCCTGAGTGGGAGATAATAGGTCCCACTTGGTCCAGCTGCCAAAATGAGTCACTAAAGTCCCATGGCTCCATGCAGGGTCCTAAAGCTGATACCAACGTTGGCCATTTTGCCATACTGGGTATGGTGGGTCCCGCGCTTTTCGTGGCAGGGGGTGCTTGGACACCACCCCTTGCCCTCTTGGGGAGCTGAGGGCCCCGCTAGTGgcccgggaaggtggtagaggagagaAGCGGGGAAGGGGTCTGGGCTTGCTCCTCACtttgagccccagcccctctcaacctctgtgggtttcttaccctcttcccctttGGGTAGGGTTACCCTCAGTCCTTGACACTCggggagggagtctccctgcCCTCCCTTCCTCCAGTTCTCTGGTCTTTTAATTCTCAGCAACACACCTCCAAACTCCagccctctctccttcctcacaccaccctgtctgcctgaagcaggttttttttaattaggttcctgacagggccttgATTGGCTACAGGttctccaattaacctgtagtaaGCTTCCCTACTCTACAGGGAACCAtccttaattagcctagggcttatGCCTGCCCACTTCCCAGACCCCAGTAAGATCACTCTCCCAATGCTCCTGGGCCCTGCTGCATCACACCAGTCACCGTATTGGTATGCTGAGAGGTACGGGTGACTGAATGGGTCACAAACCTCTTTGAGATGGGAGCGAATGCACCCTTCAATTAACACAACTCTCAGGATAAGTTAAGCACAGGCGTCTCCCCTAAGAcaacgggggggcggggaggggaaagaggttgTGAACTCACTCAGGGAGTTTTAAACTGGGTGGGCAGAGTAGAGGGGCTTTTGATTGAGGTGTGAGTGTGAAGGGAGAACGCACAGAAACTAAGACCACATAGAAGAGAGAGCAGCTGAGGCAAAAATCCAGAAAGCCAGGCAGTAGCCTGTGAGCACAATGTGACCCTggaaaagctagagagagagcttttgaGACTGGTGTTGGCTAAAAAGGCTTGGGGCTGTAAGCTAAGACACCTCTCCTTTTGTTCTTGACTTCTCCTGCATtcggagaagcaggactttgggCTTTGTACTTTGGACTATTTCCTTATAAATAAAtaagactgcatcaaagaaaatgccagactccatcaatttctgtttccaactggaacatcctcACGGCCCCGAAATTTGACTAGCTGCTTAGGTCGAAAAGGGGCAACAGTATTAACACTATCACCTCAAGAGTAACACCAGAGACTAGCTCTGTGAAAAGCCCCATTTTAGGATTCCGCATCTCTCATCTACAAAGGGGTGTTAGTGGAACAATTTCTTTGTCCAAGTATTCTAAGTTGTTTTATGATGGACATGAATGCCCATGTCTCCATATCTCTTAGGTTTCTGCCAGTAGCCTTGGAAGAGGTAATTCAATGTTAAGATCTCTATTAAAGCACCTCATTCCTTTCCATTCTCTTTTCTTACACGGGTCCTTTGCAGCTGACCTGACGTACCAGGCCACTTTTAAGAATGAAACTGAGGTAATGAAGAATCTGAGGCACAAGCACATCCTCTCCCTCTATGCCATATCTTCTGTTGGAGACCCTGTCTACATCATCACCGA
This genomic interval from Lepidochelys kempii isolate rLepKem1 chromosome 13, rLepKem1.hap2, whole genome shotgun sequence contains the following:
- the PTK6 gene encoding protein-tyrosine kinase 6, which codes for MNSRLGASPLYTSLWDFDARTRTEISFRAGDLFQVIRQEGEWWWAKKVDGSNRILAEGYVPYNYLAEQETMEAEPWFFGQISRSETLQRLLSDKNKTGAFLIRISEKKDAEYVLSVRDDSIVRHYKIWQNPQGNLYMNVVFSFPDLRSLVEHYKAKTLSHGLRLTIPCWKQEQEPLPHWDEWERPKEEFSLVKKLGAGYFGEVYEGYWKNKVKVAIKTIPKADLTYQATFKNETEVMKNLRHKHILSLYAISSVGDPVYIITELMLKGNLLDFLRESEGEHLHTTDLVDMASQVADGMCYLESQNFVHRDLAARNILVGDNNICKVGDFGLARLIKDDVYLSDSHNIPYKWTAPEAISHGRYSIKSDVWSFGILLYEIITYGQIPYPGMSNSEVCKKVQTGFKMSCPPKCPPMLYETMHKCWQLSPDQRPDFQHLKGKLHSFSYYENPE